The genomic DNA GCCGGCTGCCGTCTGTACGCCTACGATAGTGCCCGGGTTGAGGCCGGCGCGGGCAGCAATAGATTTAGGAACAGCGATTTGCGTTGCTCCAGTATCTAACAAAAAAGTCACTTGAAGCCCATTCAAATAGCCTTCGGCTAAATAGTGTCCCAAGTTATTGGCATGCAATACTAACTCACCGGATTGTTTGGATAGTACGGTGATACGGTTGGGATTGGCGCGTTCGTTGAGGTAACCGTTAAACAACATTGTCAACAGCAGTAGAGCAACTGACCAGCCAAGGACAATCATTAACCAACCGCCAGAAGGGCGCTCTTCGTTGTTCATTCGTTGTGAGCAGAGGCATTACCGCGAGAGGAAGGCGCATTGTCACAAATAAGAAAATTGTCTACATAGTGCCGCATTTCAGTGATTGATGCCAAAATGTCATCTAACGCATGGTGTAATGACGGCGATTTTTTTCTGCCTAGTAGACTTGGAGCAAATAGTCCGGCGGCGATTTTGAAAGAACTAACGTCAAAATTGCGGTAATGAAAAAAGCGTTCTACTTTGGGCATGTTGCGTGCCAAAAAACGTCTGTCTTGACAAATACTGTTGCCGCACATGGGTGATTGTCCTGGCTTGACATGTTCTTTCAAAAATTTCAATATTTCTTTTTCAACAACGACCTCATTTTTTTTGGAGTGACGGCAACGCAAAACCAACCCTGATTCTGTGTGCGTGCGTTTGTTCCAAGCATCCATGTTGTTGAGCACTGCTTCAGATTGATGAACCACCCACACCGGAGCCTGTGCGAGCACTTTTAAATTGCCATCGGTAATAATAAATGCGGCTTCTAATATTTTGTCGCTGTCGGGATCTAACCCTGACATTTCCAAATCTGTCCAAATAAAGCGAGCATCTTCACGGGAAATATATTTTGTTGTTGTCATTTTGGAAATTATAATTCAATGCTTGCTCTATTTTAATTTACGATGTTAAACAAACAAGGAACAAATGGCAGTTTTTACTTCTGTACCGATTAGTGAAGTAGCGGTGTGGGCGCGGCGGCATTTCGATTTGTCGTCCGTTGAAACGCTATCGCCCATCGCCGAAGGTATTGAAAACACCAATTATTTTATGGAAACCAGTAATCAACGTTTTGTCTTTACTATTTTTGAGGTGTGGGATACGACTTTGGTCGCTTATTATTCAGCTTTTGTGCGCCATCTGGCAGCTGCCGGTGTTCCGGTACCGGCACCGCTGACACCGAGTGATGATGCTGGATTGTGTTGGGAAGACAAGCCTTGCCTGATAACGCCTTTTGTGGAGGGAGATTGGATTGCCAATCCCAGCGTAGCGGATTGTCATCGTATGGGCGTGGTAGTTGCTAAATTGCATGCGGCAGCAGCCGGTTTTGGCCCGTCGGTGACTAATCCACGAGGAGCAGATTGGCGGCGGAAAATTGCACCGCTGGTACGCGATAAATTATCCTCGGACAAACAGGCTTTGCTGGATGAGGCTTTGGCATGTGATGCTCGTTTTTCACAGTTGCCATTGCCATCGGGAGCTTGTCATTGCGATTTGTTTCGTAATAATGTACTTTGGCGAAGCGGGGCTATTGTTGGCGTAATAGATTTTTATTTTGGAGGTTGTGATTCACTGATTTTTGATTTGGCAGTGTGCATTTGCGATTGGTGCGCTAATCCTAAAACTGGTGTATTTGATGAAGAAAAATTTTCCGCACTGTTGGCAGGATATGAAGAAAACAGAGTGTTGTGTGCACTAGAAAAAGTGAGTTTCAATGAGGCGTTGGCGTTAGCAGCGTTGCGTTTTTGGATGTCGCGTCTGTACGATTGGCATTTTCCACGTCATGCACAGTGTCTGACACCGCACGACCCTGAGCACTTTGAACGGGTGCTGTTACAAGCGCAGCGGCAATACCCCCCATATCCCAAACGGAAAACAGGATGAGCGTTAAATCGGATCGTTGGATACGCCGCATGGCAGAAGCTGGCATGATTGCGCCCTTTGTTCCCGAACAGGTACGCCAAGTTAACGGCGAACGGGCGA from Candidatus Persebacteraceae bacterium Df01 includes the following:
- a CDS encoding homoserine kinase gives rise to the protein MAVFTSVPISEVAVWARRHFDLSSVETLSPIAEGIENTNYFMETSNQRFVFTIFEVWDTTLVAYYSAFVRHLAAAGVPVPAPLTPSDDAGLCWEDKPCLITPFVEGDWIANPSVADCHRMGVVVAKLHAAAAGFGPSVTNPRGADWRRKIAPLVRDKLSSDKQALLDEALACDARFSQLPLPSGACHCDLFRNNVLWRSGAIVGVIDFYFGGCDSLIFDLAVCICDWCANPKTGVFDEEKFSALLAGYEENRVLCALEKVSFNEALALAALRFWMSRLYDWHFPRHAQCLTPHDPEHFERVLLQAQRQYPPYPKRKTG
- the orn gene encoding oligoribonuclease, whose amino-acid sequence is MTTTKYISREDARFIWTDLEMSGLDPDSDKILEAAFIITDGNLKVLAQAPVWVVHQSEAVLNNMDAWNKRTHTESGLVLRCRHSKKNEVVVEKEILKFLKEHVKPGQSPMCGNSICQDRRFLARNMPKVERFFHYRNFDVSSFKIAAGLFAPSLLGRKKSPSLHHALDDILASITEMRHYVDNFLICDNAPSSRGNASAHNE
- a CDS encoding TIGR02281 family clan AA aspartic protease codes for the protein MNNEERPSGGWLMIVLGWSVALLLLTMLFNGYLNERANPNRITVLSKQSGELVLHANNLGHYLAEGYLNGLQVTFLLDTGATQIAVPKSIAARAGLNPGTIVGVQTAAGPANAHNTRIRRINVGQLQFSDMRGVIIPSGDNMVLLGMNALGDLDIIQRDGALILKKPETATL